In the genome of Solibacillus silvestris, one region contains:
- a CDS encoding lysine transporter LysE, protein MQPLIHGILLAFGLILPLGVQNVFIFNQGATHRKFTKSLPAIVTAGVCDTILIYLAVAGVSVIVFSFEWLKLSLFLAGFFFLAYMGWVIWKDNSSVKAHREEKGFSARRQITFAASVSLLNPHAILDTIGVIGTSSLAYTGYEKWMFTLACIVVSWIWFLSLAIVGRKIGQIDGNGKFLNSLNKISAIIIWIMALYMGYQFYSLF, encoded by the coding sequence ATGCAACCATTAATTCATGGAATTTTATTGGCATTTGGCTTAATTTTGCCACTGGGTGTTCAAAATGTATTTATATTTAATCAAGGTGCAACACACCGGAAATTTACGAAATCATTGCCTGCAATAGTAACAGCAGGTGTCTGTGATACGATTTTAATTTATTTGGCAGTAGCGGGGGTATCGGTAATTGTTTTTAGTTTTGAATGGTTGAAATTATCGCTTTTTTTAGCAGGGTTCTTTTTCTTGGCATATATGGGATGGGTAATATGGAAGGACAATTCATCAGTAAAAGCACACCGAGAAGAAAAAGGTTTTTCAGCGCGACGTCAAATTACGTTTGCTGCATCAGTGTCGCTACTTAACCCCCATGCTATTTTGGATACAATCGGGGTAATAGGAACAAGTTCATTAGCTTATACAGGTTATGAGAAATGGATGTTTACATTGGCCTGTATAGTTGTGTCGTGGATTTGGTTTCTGTCACTTGCCATTGTCGGGAGAAAGATTGGACAAATTGACGGAAACGGGAAATTCTTAAATTCCCTTAATAAGATATCTGCCATAATTATTTGGATAATGGCACTCTATATGGGCTATCAGTTTTATTCACTGTTCTAA